One genomic segment of Actinoplanes ianthinogenes includes these proteins:
- a CDS encoding GMC family oxidoreductase has translation MTEPTRTLTGGHPPPEHARVVIVGGGFAGLETARHLAEAGVDDILVVEGGPVGDLVHTNVAHDPDTAVEMWLDPERDPYHRRPWSSDSDRHFAGNAGIRARLGGRSLYWYGVTLPIDSWALDEQHWPAAVADDLTRSWRGGPSLYERVAGDLGLTWADGTIASTGQAQRVGGFTLRPTPRASRAHPGRPGRWSAYSPLDHWRDPATGAVGEPPAGVRFLLDSPVQRVLLRDGRAAGIVVDDRRTGRPATVTAETVVLCAGTVENSRLAIQALTTATGAPPRLGGLADHLAQGFFVRIDARRTPRPLPVRPGSYYLPVPEARSILFLSLWRVSRDELMLDVKINGELPPDPESQVACLPSAGHPWPTTVRSTVSTAGRAVVAAQQEVLADVWAAVAGAFGLAGEPAFGSYDEPRLGNTAVLPRYREQYPIGVPQPWCSALGAEDHEGGTLPLGGVLTENHEFARIAGLYAGGPATFPRIGAANPSLTTMALSRRLAAVLADELLAEAPGAGHRSERS, from the coding sequence ATGACCGAACCGACTCGTACCCTGACCGGAGGGCATCCGCCGCCGGAGCACGCCCGTGTGGTGATCGTCGGTGGCGGGTTCGCCGGGCTGGAGACCGCCCGGCACCTGGCCGAGGCGGGCGTCGACGACATCCTGGTGGTCGAGGGCGGCCCGGTCGGCGACCTGGTGCACACCAACGTCGCCCACGACCCGGACACCGCCGTCGAGATGTGGCTCGACCCCGAGCGGGACCCGTACCACCGGCGGCCGTGGAGCTCGGACAGCGACCGGCACTTCGCCGGCAACGCCGGGATCCGCGCCCGGCTGGGCGGCCGGTCGCTCTACTGGTACGGCGTCACGCTGCCGATCGACTCCTGGGCCCTGGACGAGCAGCACTGGCCCGCCGCGGTCGCCGACGACCTGACCCGGTCCTGGCGCGGTGGCCCGTCGCTGTACGAGCGGGTGGCCGGCGACCTCGGGCTGACCTGGGCGGACGGGACGATCGCGAGCACCGGCCAGGCCCAGCGGGTCGGCGGGTTCACCCTGCGGCCGACGCCCCGGGCGTCTCGCGCCCACCCGGGCCGGCCGGGGCGCTGGTCGGCGTACTCGCCGCTGGACCACTGGCGGGATCCGGCCACCGGCGCCGTCGGCGAGCCGCCGGCCGGCGTGCGCTTCCTGCTGGACAGCCCGGTCCAGCGGGTCCTGCTGCGCGACGGCCGGGCGGCCGGCATCGTGGTGGACGACCGGCGGACCGGCCGGCCGGCGACGGTGACCGCCGAGACGGTCGTGCTCTGTGCCGGCACGGTGGAGAACAGCCGGCTCGCCATCCAGGCGCTGACCACCGCGACCGGGGCGCCACCCCGGCTCGGTGGCCTGGCCGACCACCTCGCGCAGGGCTTCTTCGTCCGGATCGACGCCCGGCGAACCCCCCGGCCGTTGCCGGTCCGGCCCGGCTCCTACTACCTGCCGGTGCCCGAGGCCCGCTCGATCCTCTTCCTGTCGCTGTGGCGGGTGTCCCGCGACGAACTGATGCTGGACGTCAAGATCAACGGCGAGTTGCCGCCCGACCCGGAGAGCCAGGTCGCGTGCCTGCCGTCGGCCGGCCACCCGTGGCCGACCACCGTGCGCTCCACCGTGTCCACCGCGGGCCGGGCCGTCGTCGCCGCCCAGCAGGAGGTGCTCGCCGACGTGTGGGCCGCGGTCGCCGGCGCCTTCGGGCTGGCCGGCGAGCCGGCCTTCGGCAGCTACGACGAGCCGCGCCTCGGCAACACCGCCGTGCTGCCGAGATACCGCGAGCAGTACCCGATCGGCGTGCCGCAGCCGTGGTGCAGCGCGCTGGGCGCCGAGGACCACGAGGGCGGCACGCTACCGCTCGGCGGGGTGCTCACCGAGAACCACGAGTTCGCCCGGATCGCCGGGCTGTACGCGGGCGGCCCGGCCACCTTCCCGCGGATCGGCGCGGCCAACCCCTCCCTGACCACGATGGCGCTGAGCCGCCGGCTCGCCGCCGTGCTGGCCGACGAGTTGCTCGCCGAGGCGCCCGGCGCCGGACACCGGAGCGAGCGATCATGA
- a CDS encoding glycosyltransferase family A protein, translating to MSTPEVAVVTPTRNRPHLLWRAVESAAAQQDVRIRHVIVGDDCPVLADPAFVARLTHAFPHVTVINTTPRSHPRVQHDYRWARVARLRNLGSAATDLEFIAHLDDDNTWDPGHLSSLVAGLRADPAAELAHGWRRLLYDDGSPYLIPEGLDPWNDDPESSAKSYALLVASGVVTPGSNILRDRMSWNGILLGRVDNNELMVRRRLFDRIPYPEEFSRWKQKLGLGDDALLNYLLLKDKVDIVCTERVTVNYFMGGKSNHETYVPLASAAS from the coding sequence ATGAGCACCCCCGAAGTCGCCGTCGTCACGCCGACCCGCAACCGCCCGCACCTGCTGTGGCGGGCGGTGGAGTCGGCGGCCGCCCAACAGGACGTCCGGATCCGGCACGTCATCGTCGGCGACGACTGCCCCGTGCTGGCCGACCCCGCTTTCGTCGCCCGGCTGACCCACGCCTTCCCGCACGTCACGGTCATCAACACCACCCCGCGATCGCATCCGCGGGTGCAGCACGACTACCGGTGGGCCCGGGTCGCCCGGCTGCGCAATCTCGGCTCGGCCGCCACCGACCTGGAGTTCATCGCCCACCTCGACGACGACAACACGTGGGACCCCGGTCATCTGAGCTCGCTGGTCGCCGGCCTGCGCGCCGACCCGGCGGCCGAGCTGGCGCACGGCTGGCGACGGCTGCTCTACGACGACGGGTCGCCGTATCTCATCCCCGAAGGCCTCGACCCGTGGAACGACGACCCGGAGAGCAGCGCCAAGTCGTACGCCTTGCTGGTGGCCTCCGGGGTGGTGACGCCAGGCTCCAACATCCTGCGGGACCGGATGTCCTGGAACGGCATCCTGCTCGGCCGGGTGGACAACAACGAGCTGATGGTCCGGCGCCGGCTGTTCGACCGGATCCCGTACCCGGAGGAGTTCTCCCGCTGGAAGCAGAAGCTCGGCCTGGGCGACGACGCGCTGCTCAACTATCTGCTGCTCAAGGACAAGGTCGACATCGTGTGTACGGAACGGGTGACGGTGAACTACTTCATGGGCGGCAAGTCCAACCACGAGACGTACGTGCCGCTCGCGTCGGCGGCGTCATGA